CCTGGCCCACCTCACCGTGGCCGGGCAGAGCCGGGAAGAGGTGGAGGAGGTCCTAGGGCGCTTCGTGGAAAGCGGGGTGGAAAACCTCCTTGCCCTCCGGGGGGACCCGCCCCAGGGGGAGCGGGTCTTCCGGCCCCATCCCAAAGGCTTCCGCTACGCCGCCGAGCTCGTAGCCCTCATTCGGGGGCGCTACGGGGAGAGGGTTTCCGTGGGCGGGGCTGCCTACCCGGAAGGCCACCCGGAAAGCGAAAGCCTTCAGGCTGACCTCCGCCACTTCAAGGCCAAGGTGGAGGCTGGCTTGGACTTCGCCATCACCCAGCTTTTCTTCAACAACGCCCACTACTTCGGCTTCCTGGAGCGGGCCCGGCGCATGGGCATCCACATCCCCATCCTCCCCGGCATCATGCCCATCACCAACTACGCCCAGCTCCGCCGCTTCACCGAGGTCTGCGGGGCCAGCATCCCTGGGCCCCTCCTTTCCCAACTGGAGCGCCACCAGGACGACCCCAAGGCCGTCCTGGAGATCGGGGTGGACCACGCCGTCCGCCAGGTGGCGGAGCTTCTAGAAGCCGGGGTGGAGGGGGTCCACTTCTACACCCTGAACAAAAGCCCCGCCACCCGCATGGTCCTGGAAAGGCTCGGCTTCCGCCCGGTGGCCTAGACCTCCACCCCCTCGCTGAAGGTCCCGAGCGCCACCTCCTGCCCCCGGAGGGCGAGGAGCTTGCCCAGGGCTAAAAGCTTCTCCTCTTCCCCGTGGAC
This Thermus hydrothermalis DNA region includes the following protein-coding sequences:
- the metF gene encoding methylenetetrahydrofolate reductase [NAD(P)H], translating into MKIRDLLKSRQGPLFSFEFFPPKTAEGEEALFRTMAELKAFRPAFVSITYGAMGSTRERSVAWARRILELGLTPLAHLTVAGQSREEVEEVLGRFVESGVENLLALRGDPPQGERVFRPHPKGFRYAAELVALIRGRYGERVSVGGAAYPEGHPESESLQADLRHFKAKVEAGLDFAITQLFFNNAHYFGFLERARRMGIHIPILPGIMPITNYAQLRRFTEVCGASIPGPLLSQLERHQDDPKAVLEIGVDHAVRQVAELLEAGVEGVHFYTLNKSPATRMVLERLGFRPVA